A genome region from Mercenaria mercenaria strain notata chromosome 11, MADL_Memer_1, whole genome shotgun sequence includes the following:
- the LOC123532733 gene encoding uncharacterized protein LOC123532733, producing the protein MEETGLEASKKAKKADSSHAASDGGVQFYQQPLKNLRADSELEKNVANIEKHIDEVSAPTLQDDQMRWLVIGICLHSIISPALRKCIPKAMQSLYTSLKQLSNIEKQTFRTHLKRYAPTNKTLNYTAINCNLRHKGCEQFYDYNVHDEVELSKLFLPTYMALYTGFDDTCDSSALLGIIINVDIFPAPLRTAAEEIRKDVRNPWAHCNFSEWDIPKFQKCFVLMEQMLKCLSLPVQEETLYLQQLQTWQANALHVLHGTLGFEFLRTLSTETSLLARYCRSSNAVSDLNFRDIHDALKHINCILGPLKERVHGLETENKDIKREQSTYKDTINNITAELENAKQKLDNLTSTNRESSREVRLFNPPSRIKHFVGHETELQLLKHKFIENDRSICTLAICGLGGIGKTSLASEFCYQYREQYPGGVFWIAAEDNVSLLESFHRLSARIGVGDANLTDIMTSILYWLSSRSQKWLLVIDNLDSEDLDSTMSELLFGDWKHDICGNILITTRREGISAEEVLKVDSYISLRQLSVRESVRYMKERTGYSTDDSEHDDKIKSLVNELHGLPLALEQAAAHIKVLQCSFQEYVEGYKTKRLKMLKAMEKCAPYNTSAERLAVQTTWNMNFKYIADSSKAEGVDAVTVMEMFALLPHSEIIPEIHQFLSSFESSKLKYRQEIEILARFSIVNRDHTETLQMHRLVKQAIEENMSEDRKLGHLKLMNRQLIPKLEGQSLSEPLSSSKVVVHDLNIEIANEKRMLAYINGRLVRRYELKKKYELLLNKDLNMNNYKIRFKINGVLH; encoded by the exons ttTCAGCCCCTACTTTACAAGACGACCAAATGCGATGGCTAGTGATTGGGATATGTTTACACAGTATTATATCGCCTGCTCTGAGAAAATGTATTCCAAAAGCCATGCAGAGTCTCTATACCAGCTTAAAGCAGCTTTCCAACATTGAAAAACAGACCTTTCGAACGCATCTAAAGAGATACGCTCCCACAAACAAAACACTGAACTATACAGCAATCAACTGCAATCTTCGACATAAAGGCTGTGAACAGTTTTATGACTACAATGTGCACGATGAAGTGGAACTGTCAAAGCTGTTTTTGCCTACTTATATGGCGCTATACACTGGGTTCGATGATACATGTGATTCTTCTGCTCTGCTTGGTATCATTATAAATGTTGACATATTTCCTGCTCCTTTACGTACTGCCGCAGAAGAG ATTCGTAAAGACGTCCGTAACCCGTGGGCTCATTGCAACTTTTCGGAATGGGATATTCCAAAATTTCAGAAGTGTTTTGTTTTGATGGAACAGATGTTAAAATGCCTTAGCCTGCCTGTACAAGAAGAGACCTTGTATCTACAACAGCTTCAAACTTGGCAGGCAAACG cCTTACATGTTCTACATGGCACACTTGGTTTCGAATTCTTAAGAACTTTAAGTACGGAAACATCTCTACTGGCCCGGTATTGTCGTTCGTCAAATGCAGTGTCAGACCTTAATTTCAGAGATATTCATGATGCGCTAAAACACATTAATTGCATATTAGGGCCTTTGAAAGAAAGGGTTCACGGATTAGAAACAgaaaacaaagatataaaaagaGAACAATCAACATACAAAGATACGATAAACAATATTACTGCAGAACttgaaaatgcaaaacaaaaacttGATAACTTGACCTCTACAAACCGAGAATCGAGCAGAGAGGTACGCCTCTTCAATCCTCCGAGTAGAATAAAACACTTTGTCGGACACGAAACCGAACTCCAActattaaaacataaattcatTGAAAATGACAGGAGCATATGCACATTAGCGATATGTGGCCTTGGTGGGATAGGAAAAACATCTCTAGCCAGTGAATTTTGCTACCAGTATCGCGAACAGTATCCTGGTGGCGTATTCTGGATTGCAGCCGAGGATAACGTCTCTCTACTGGAATCTTTCCATCGGTTATCTGCACGAATTGGCGTTGGCGATGCCAATTTGACTGATATAATGACAAGCATTTTGTACTGGTTGTCCTCGAGGTCGCAGAAATGGCTGTTAGTCATTGATAATTTAGACAGCGAGGATTTAGACTCGACCATGTCAGAGCTGCTGTTTGGGGACTGGAAACATGACATTTGTGGAAATATTCTTATCACTACTAGGAGAGAGGGAATCAGTGCTGAGGAAGTACTAAAGGTAGATTCTTATATTAGTCTACGGCAACTTTCAGTAAGGGAGTCTGTACGTTACATGAAAGAACGCACAGGTTACAGTACTGATGATTCAGAACATGATGATAAAATTAAATCACTTGTCAATGAACTACATGGATTGCCACTTGCTTTGGAACAGGCCGCTGCACACATCAAAGTATTGCAGTGTTCTTTCCAAGAATACGTGGAAGGCTATAAAACAAAACGTTTGAAAATGCTAAAAGCAATGGAAAAATGTGCACCATATAACACCTCGGCTGAACGACTAGCAGTTCAAACAACCTGGAATATGAATTTCAAATACATAGCTGACTCTTCCAAGGCAGAAGGAGTAGATGCTGTTACTGTTATGGAGATGTTCGCATTACTTCCACACTCAGAAATAATACCAGAGATACATCAATTTCTATCATCATTTGAATCTAGTAAGCTTAAATATAGACAAGAAATAGAGATTTTGGCAAGATTTTCCATTGTTAATAGGGATCACACAGAGACTCTTCAAATGCATCGACTTGTGAAGCAGGCAATAGAAGAAAATATGAGTGAAGACAGAAAGCTTGGTCACCTAAAGCTGATGAATAGACAATTAATCCCGAAACTCGAAGGACAAAGTTTAAGCGAACCTTTAAGTAGCTCAAAAGTTGTGGTCCATGACTTGAACATCGAAATCGCAAATGAGAAGAGAATGCTAGCATACATTAACGGTAGACTGGTCAGGAGGTatgaactgaaaaagaaatatgaactATTGTTAAACAAAGATTTGAACATGAACAACTACAAAATACGCTTCAAGATAAATGGTGTGCTCCATTAA
- the LOC123532069 gene encoding uncharacterized protein LOC123532069, which yields MEFHTLILAGILSVLSYAEGYPIHASCKIQWNFPSVTCADFGSRIVAQAKKWETADNCANGGEKCLYKVSSQSVTEIKGTHETPVKHYVDDLTFTMKPSGSGCNVDGFSTSETWYAYLDYSTNYCNLNNLITGAGLNATQGYKETTSDDVCTQYSSRNCEKY from the exons ATGGAATTTCACACGCTTATTCTAGCCGGTATTCTGTCAGTACTGAGCTATGCTGAAGGATATCCGATCCATGCTTCATGTAAAATTCAGTG GAATTTCCCGTCGGTGACATGTGCAGATTTTGGTTCCCGGATTGTTGCTCAAGCTAAAAAATGGGAAACAGCAGACAACTGTGCAAATGGAGGGGAGAAATGTTTGTATAAA GTCTCTTCACAAAGCGTTACTGAAATCAAAGGAACACACGAGACACCCGTGAAACATTATGTTGATGATCTCACTTTCACAATGAAACCCTCCGGAAGTGGATGTAACGttgat GGCTTTTCAACATCTGAAACTTGGTACGCGTATCTGGATTACAGTACGAACTACTGTAACCTGAATAATCTCATTACAG gTGCTGGTTTGAACGCTACTCAGGGATACAAGGAGACGACTAGTGACGATGTATGTACACAATACAGTAGCCGAAACTGTGAAAAATACTGA